Proteins encoded together in one Mycobacterium sp. MS1601 window:
- a CDS encoding lysophospholipid acyltransferase family protein, protein MLEQAQVAAWKWALKTSADKLAPVMELYRPFVDGLDVLPADGRFLLVGNHTQFAASEIVLIPYFVRQRLGRRVRPLADRQFGRMPGPQLHLMDAFGAVIGSPESAAQLMRADQPILVFPGGGREIAKFKGEEYRLRWQNRAGFARVAIEHDYPIVTAALVGGDDVYRSLMARDSPAGQVSTWITEKLGGPTDSAFPLVRGLGPTLIPRPQRMYLRFSSAIPTSRPEGTRCEEWITEVKREVQEQLEHDLEDLQKIRAEDPYRNLNPLAWRAAVMP, encoded by the coding sequence ATGTTGGAGCAGGCGCAGGTGGCTGCGTGGAAATGGGCGCTGAAGACGTCCGCCGACAAGCTGGCTCCAGTGATGGAGCTCTACAGGCCCTTTGTCGACGGTCTGGACGTGCTGCCCGCTGACGGACGATTCTTGTTGGTGGGCAACCATACTCAGTTCGCAGCAAGCGAGATCGTCCTCATCCCTTACTTCGTGCGGCAACGGCTCGGCAGGCGCGTGCGTCCATTGGCGGATCGTCAGTTCGGCAGGATGCCGGGTCCGCAGTTGCATCTGATGGACGCTTTCGGGGCCGTGATCGGCTCGCCGGAGTCCGCCGCACAACTGATGCGCGCCGACCAGCCCATCCTGGTGTTTCCTGGTGGTGGCCGGGAGATTGCGAAGTTCAAGGGCGAGGAGTACCGGCTACGGTGGCAGAATCGGGCTGGCTTCGCCAGGGTGGCCATCGAACATGACTATCCGATCGTGACGGCGGCCCTGGTGGGCGGCGACGACGTGTACCGCAGTCTGATGGCGCGTGACAGCCCGGCAGGCCAGGTCAGCACCTGGATCACAGAGAAGCTGGGTGGGCCAACGGATTCCGCTTTCCCTCTGGTGCGGGGTCTCGGACCGACTCTCATTCCACGGCCGCAGCGCATGTATCTGCGGTTCAGCTCGGCGATACCCACCTCTCGCCCTGAGGGAACGAGGTGCGAGGAGTGGATCACCGAAGTCAAACGCGAGGTGCAGGAACAGCTCGAGCATGACCTGGAGGATCTGCAGAAGATCCGCGCCGAAGACCCCTACCGCAACCTCAACCCGCTGGCGTGGCGTGCAGCAGTGATGCCATGA